The bacterium sequence CTTGGCTGCACATCCGCTCTGCAATCTCTCGTCCGACCAGTTCACCCACCTGCCTCGAAGGGGGGGCGCACCGTTGAAGAATGAGCCTGTTCTTCTGGTCGCCACCTCTCTGCTCACTGCGAAAACGGCTTTGCTCGGACGAATCCGCGCCGCCACGGACCGCGTCCCCCCTTCCAGGAGTTGCGTCTGTCATGACCGTTAATGCACGACCCGTTCTGGTCATCGGTGGGGGGATCGCGGGCATGACGGCGGCGGTCGAGATCGCCGAGGTCGGCCATCGCGTCGTCCTGGTGGAGAAGGAGGCGTATCTCGGCGGGCGCGTGATGCGCACGCACCGCTACTTCCCCAAGATGTGCCCGCCCACCTGCGGGTTCGAGATCAACGTGCGCCGCATCAGGCAGAATCCCCGCATCACCGTGCACACCCTGGCGACGGTGGAGGAGATCACGGGCCACGCGGGAAACTTCTCGGCCCGGATCCGCATCCGGCCCCGGTACGTGACCGGGCAGCTATCGCTGGACGACAGCCTCGCGGAGCAGCTCGAGTCCGAGCGGGACAACGACTTCAACCTCGGCATGGACCGCACCAAGGCGCTCTACCTCCCGCACGAGATGGCCTATCCGGCGCTGCACGTGCTCGATCGGGACGCCCTGTCCGAAGCGGACGCCGCCCGGCTGGCGGAGGCCTGCCCGCCCGGCGCCGTCGATCTGGACATGGCCGAGGAGGAGATAGAGATCAGGGTGGGCGCCGTCATCGTGGCGACGGGCTGGAGGCCCTACGACGCCACCCAGCTCGACCACCTCGGCTTCGGCCGCTGCCGCAACGTGATCACCAACGTCATGATGGAACGGCTGGCCGCTCGTTCGGGGCCGACCGGCGGGAAGATCCTGCGGCCGTCGGACGGGCAGCCGGCGCAGAACGTGGCCTTCGTGCAATGCGCGGGTTCGCGGGACGAGAACCACCTGCCCTACTGCTCGGCGGTCTGCTGCATGGCGACCCTGAAGCAGGCCCGTTACCTCCGCGAGAAGAACGAGACCGCCCGGGCCACCGTCTTCTACATCGACATCCGCACCGTCGGCCGGCTGGAGAAGTTCTACCAGGACATGCTGTCGGACGAGCACGTCGCCTTCGTCAAGGGCAAGGTGGCCCTGGTCGACGAGGATCCCGAGACCCGGGAACTGGTCCTGGACGTGGAGGACACCCTGGCGCGGGAGACCTTCCACCCGCGCTTCGATCTGGTGGTGCTGGCGACCGGCATGGTTCCCAACACCGCCGACGTCGAGATCCCCTGCGAACTGACCTACGACGCGTACGGCTTCGTCGACGGGACGACCGAGACCCCCGGCGTGTACGCTGCGGGTTGCGTCAGCCATCCCTGCGACGTGTCCCGCGCGACGAAAGAGGCGACCGGGGCCGCACTCAAGGCGATCCAGTGCCAGTACGGAGGAGTCTGAGCCCATGGCGGAAAAGATTGGCGTCTTCATCTGCACCGGCTACGGCATCGCCGACGCCCTCGACATCGAGGCGCTGGGCAAGGTGGCCACCGACGAATGCGGCGCGGCCTTCTGCAGGACGGTGCCGTCCTGCGAGGGGACGGACCTGGACGCCATCGTCCAGGACATCGAACGCGAGGAGCTGGACGGGGCGGTCATCGCCGGGATCTCCGCCCGCCGCTACGAGGACCACCGGCTCCCGGCGGGAGTGGTCGTGGAGAAGGTCGCCCTGCGCGAGCACGTGGTGTGGTGCCAGCCTCCCGGCGAGGAGGACACGCAGATGCTGGCGGAGGACTACCTCCGCATGTACATCGCCAAGGTGGGCAAGATGTCCTGCCCCGAGCCGTTCCGGCCCGAGGAGCCCATCGACAAGACCATCCTGGTGGTCGGCGGCGGGGTGACCGGCCTGACGGCGGCGCTGGAAGCGGCCAGGACCGGCTACGAGGTCCGCCTGGTCGAGAAGTCCGCCCGGCTGGGCGGCTGGTTGGCGAAGCAGCACCGGTCGATCCCCACCCGGCCGCCGTACCGCGAGCTGGAGGACACGGGCGTCGAGGCGCTCGTGGCCGAGGTCGCTGGCCATCCCCTGATCCGGGTGTACACGTCG is a genomic window containing:
- a CDS encoding FAD-dependent oxidoreductase; protein product: MTVNARPVLVIGGGIAGMTAAVEIAEVGHRVVLVEKEAYLGGRVMRTHRYFPKMCPPTCGFEINVRRIRQNPRITVHTLATVEEITGHAGNFSARIRIRPRYVTGQLSLDDSLAEQLESERDNDFNLGMDRTKALYLPHEMAYPALHVLDRDALSEADAARLAEACPPGAVDLDMAEEEIEIRVGAVIVATGWRPYDATQLDHLGFGRCRNVITNVMMERLAARSGPTGGKILRPSDGQPAQNVAFVQCAGSRDENHLPYCSAVCCMATLKQARYLREKNETARATVFYIDIRTVGRLEKFYQDMLSDEHVAFVKGKVALVDEDPETRELVLDVEDTLARETFHPRFDLVVLATGMVPNTADVEIPCELTYDAYGFVDGTTETPGVYAAGCVSHPCDVSRATKEATGAALKAIQCQYGGV